In Drosophila yakuba strain Tai18E2 chromosome 2R, Prin_Dyak_Tai18E2_2.1, whole genome shotgun sequence, a single genomic region encodes these proteins:
- the LOC6529223 gene encoding uncharacterized protein LOC6529223 isoform X6 — MTLLGPSAPGMAFMMKKKKYKFNVEVQLQDLVEVALVNEVLFAKIRLLDGGSFQEYSSREEVRNHRVEWNRSFEFPCKMSANASTGVLDPCHLRISIRKEMKGGRSYYKLGFIDLNLAEFAGAGLTSRRFLLEGYDSRHRLDNSMLRVSIKMHMLSGDILFKAPTPNLKSKQSKPSMDDFANAATGVGLQAPTATALSSIGSGSGVASAPLGGSGATLGGIPGNQSLPGTRPVSTTKEEDIDSQALIAAIVTDSGLSESSESGVTLTTDNLQQHASVVVANPISPVTQPLPVLGIIGSNNYGTTGGCIGFSGAGNATLIEMGHSRNSSNTSQMSKGSGYSSFSHSQHSRQSSEGDSGHASRFRKSVSLLNRLNQRAINAMKLNIPRSRPHGQKGDEHQPCNRLPVVTAKSHRVHTHLSLSTTVEYTSDEQLYQTPNATMTNSQKLAFEDFRTPMAEHAAPFFQPMGACCSGTPSSTYRSAGTPSTATQYYDSGEASDSDECLNDDSGDNDSGLEENFHTPRVAKIKSMENLSILEMEFHKASMELDRNSPRRLKQLAENAQIPKMKSLNNLCFDHYAEQSVREEFQRMHEQSLEERMRFQQHHQLRKNSNTSNGSATKIYVKHLSHQNHHHIKVGNAKFIGQDGNDSPQSMHYPIQKMRSMGTIQDIVSDRIRPDPFLTPTTERKPNFSRLVQSAEKPVLGSSYVNRLLTYDVVDSPSEPFNSSVSFVSRTPFQRAYRRNIQQGSSSTPLATQDSFTVRPHSTNAAYELMRNPSSGSLVISETGSLDRTKSSGEKRKKGALDDGPRVSDRVEETRVNPDSLIDEILKDTKLDQLEESAETSGLQLYIARDGTASLGGHEVKSSVRAGALKQVVMQDRR; from the exons ATGACACTTCTTGGGCCTAGCGCCCCTGGCATGGCCTTTATGATGAAAAAGAAGAAGTACAAGTTTAACGTTGAAGTGCAGCTGCAGGATTTGGTAGAGGTGGCCCTTGTCAATGAGGTGCTGTTCGCAAAGATAAGGTTGCTCGATGGAGGTTCCTTTCAGGAGTACAGTAGTCG CGAGGAAGTGCGTAACCATCGAGTAGAATGGAACCGCAGCTTTGAGTTCCCTTGCAAGATGAGTGCGAATGCCTCAACCGGCGTTTTAGATCCCTGTCACCTGCGTATATCAATACGCAAGGAAATGAAGGGCGGCCGAAGCTACTATAAGCTTGGATTTATCGACCTCAATCTGGCCGAATTTGCCGGCGCCGGCCTCACCTCCCGTCGGTTTCTTTTGGAGGGCTATGACTCAAGACATCGCCTAGACAACTCGATGTTGCGAGTGAGCATCAAGATGCATATGCTTAGCGGTGATATTCTGTTCAAAGC TCCCACGCCAAATCTAAAAAGCAAGCAGAGCAAGCCTTCAATGGATGATTTTGCCAATGCCGCCACTGGAGTAGGCCTGCAAGCACCGACAGCTACCGCTCTGTCCAGTATAGGTAGTGGAAGCGGTGTGGCATCTGCTCCATTGGGTGGTAGTGGAGCCACTTTGGGCGGCATCCCCGGCAATCAGTCGCTACCCGGAACGCGACCCGTTTCCACCACAAAGGAGGAGG ATATCGATAGCCAGGCTTTGATAGCAGCTATTGTGACTGACTCCGGCTTATCGGAGTCCTCGGAATCGGGGGTAACGTTGACCACGGATAATCTCCAGCAGCATGCCTCAGTTGTGGTAGCTAATCCTATTAGTCCTGTTACCCAGCCACTCCCGGTACTGGGAATCATTGGCAGTAACAACTACGGAACAACAGGAGGGTGTATTGGATTTTCCGGTGCCGGCAACGCTACCCTCATAGAAATGGGTCATTCAAGAAATTCCAGTAATACTAGTCAA ATGTCAAAAGGATCGGGTTATAGTAGTTTTTCGCACAGTCAACACTCAAGGCAAAGTTCTGAAGGTGATTCGGGACATGCTAG TCGCTTTAGAAAATCCGTTTCTCTACTTAATAGACTCAATCAGAGAGCAATTAATGCCATGAAATTGAATATACCACGCAGCCGACCGCACGGCCAGAAGGGAGATGAGCATCAACCATGTAACAGATTGCCAGTGGTAACAGCCAAAAGCCATCGTGTTCATACTCATCTCAGTCTCAGCACCACTGTTGAATACACTAGCGATGAACAGCTTTACCAGACTCCAAACGCCACCATGACCAACTCTCAAAAGTTGGCCTTTGAGGACTTCCGCACTCCGATGGCAGAACATGCAGCTCCGTTCTTTCAACCGATGGGAGCTTGCTGTAGTGGTACTCCCAGCTCTACATATCGTAGTGCAGGAACTCCGTCCACCGCTACGCAATATTATGACAGTGGAGAGGCGAGCGATTCAGACGAGTGTCTTAACGACGACTCAGGCGACAACGATTCTGGCCTGGAGGAAAATTttcatacgccccgtgtgGCCAAGATTAAGTCGATGGAGAATCTCTCCATTCTGGAGATGGAGTTTCACAAGGCTTCTATGGAACTGGACCGCAATTCACCTCGCCGTCTTAAGCAACTGGCTGAAAATGCGCAGATCCCCAAGATGAAGTCGCTAAACAACCTCTGTTTTGACCACTACGCTGAGCAGTCGGTTCGCGAAGAGTTTCAGCGCATGCACGAACAATCGCTTGAGGAGCGAATGCGCTTCCAACAGCACCATCAATTACGAAAGAACTCCAACACATCGAACGGGTCAGCGACAAAGATATACGTAAAGCATTTAAGCCACCAGAATCATCATCACATTAAAGTCGGTAACGCCAAGTTCATCGGGCAGGACGGCAACGATAGTCCGCAATCGATGCATTATCCCATTCAGAAGATGCGATCAATGGGTACAATACAGGACATTGTGAGCGACCGCATTAGGCCTGATCCGTTTCTCACTCCAACTACCGAGCGAAAGCCTAATTTCTCACGTCTCGTCCAGTCTGCAGAGAAGCCGGTGCTGGGCAGCAGCTACGTCAACCGTCTACTTACCTACGATGTCGTGGACTCGCCGTCAGAGCCGTTTAACAGCTCAGTGTCCTTTGTGTCGCGTACCCCCTTTCAGAGAGCATATCGGCGCAACATACAGCAAGGCAGCTCTTCGACGCCTCTGGCTACTCAGGATTCGTTCACCGTGCGGCCACATTCCACAAATGCTGCCTATGAACTAATGAG GAATCCCAGCTCGGGTTCGTTAGTTATTAGTGAGACGGGATCTCTAGATCGGACGAAAAGCAGCGGTGAGAAGCGCAAAAAAGGTGCGCTCGATGACGGGCCGCGTGTTTCCGACAGAGTGGAGGAGACACGGGTCAATCCGGACTCGTTAATTGATGAGATTTTAAAGGATACTAAACTCGATCAGCTGGAGGAGTCCGCAGAAA CATCAGGTCTTCAACTGTACATCGCTCGTGATGGAACCGCCTCCCTGGGTGGACACGAGGTTAAATCAAGCGTACGAGCGGGCGCCCTAAAGCAGGTGGTTATGCAGGATAGAAGATAG
- the LOC6529223 gene encoding uncharacterized protein LOC6529223 isoform X5 — protein MTLLGPSAPGMAFMMKKKKYKFNVEVQLQDLVEVALVNEVLFAKIRLLDGGSFQEYSSREEVRNHRVEWNRSFEFPCKMSANASTGVLDPCHLRISIRKEMKGGRSYYKLGFIDLNLAEFAGAGLTSRRFLLEGYDSRHRLDNSMLRVSIKMHMLSGDILFKAPTPNLKSKQSKPSMDDFANAATGVGLQAPTATALSSIGSGSGVASAPLGGSGATLGGIPGNQSLPGTRPVSTTKEEVILTDIDSQALIAAIVTDSGLSESSESGVTLTTDNLQQHASVVVANPISPVTQPLPVLGIIGSNNYGTTGGCIGFSGAGNATLIEMGHSRNSSNTSQMSKGSGYSSFSHSQHSRQSSEGDSGHASRFRKSVSLLNRLNQRAINAMKLNIPRSRPHGQKGDEHQPCNRLPVVTAKSHRVHTHLSLSTTVEYTSDEQLYQTPNATMTNSQKLAFEDFRTPMAEHAAPFFQPMGACCSGTPSSTYRSAGTPSTATQYYDSGEASDSDECLNDDSGDNDSGLEENFHTPRVAKIKSMENLSILEMEFHKASMELDRNSPRRLKQLAENAQIPKMKSLNNLCFDHYAEQSVREEFQRMHEQSLEERMRFQQHHQLRKNSNTSNGSATKIYVKHLSHQNHHHIKVGNAKFIGQDGNDSPQSMHYPIQKMRSMGTIQDIVSDRIRPDPFLTPTTERKPNFSRLVQSAEKPVLGSSYVNRLLTYDVVDSPSEPFNSSVSFVSRTPFQRAYRRNIQQGSSSTPLATQDSFTVRPHSTNAAYELMRNPSSGSLVISETGSLDRTKSSGEKRKKGALDDGPRVSDRVEETRVNPDSLIDEILKDTKLDQLEESAETSGLQLYIARDGTASLGGHEVKSSVRAGALKQVVMQDRR, from the exons ATGACACTTCTTGGGCCTAGCGCCCCTGGCATGGCCTTTATGATGAAAAAGAAGAAGTACAAGTTTAACGTTGAAGTGCAGCTGCAGGATTTGGTAGAGGTGGCCCTTGTCAATGAGGTGCTGTTCGCAAAGATAAGGTTGCTCGATGGAGGTTCCTTTCAGGAGTACAGTAGTCG CGAGGAAGTGCGTAACCATCGAGTAGAATGGAACCGCAGCTTTGAGTTCCCTTGCAAGATGAGTGCGAATGCCTCAACCGGCGTTTTAGATCCCTGTCACCTGCGTATATCAATACGCAAGGAAATGAAGGGCGGCCGAAGCTACTATAAGCTTGGATTTATCGACCTCAATCTGGCCGAATTTGCCGGCGCCGGCCTCACCTCCCGTCGGTTTCTTTTGGAGGGCTATGACTCAAGACATCGCCTAGACAACTCGATGTTGCGAGTGAGCATCAAGATGCATATGCTTAGCGGTGATATTCTGTTCAAAGC TCCCACGCCAAATCTAAAAAGCAAGCAGAGCAAGCCTTCAATGGATGATTTTGCCAATGCCGCCACTGGAGTAGGCCTGCAAGCACCGACAGCTACCGCTCTGTCCAGTATAGGTAGTGGAAGCGGTGTGGCATCTGCTCCATTGGGTGGTAGTGGAGCCACTTTGGGCGGCATCCCCGGCAATCAGTCGCTACCCGGAACGCGACCCGTTTCCACCACAAAGGAGGAGG TAATACTTACAGATATCGATAGCCAGGCTTTGATAGCAGCTATTGTGACTGACTCCGGCTTATCGGAGTCCTCGGAATCGGGGGTAACGTTGACCACGGATAATCTCCAGCAGCATGCCTCAGTTGTGGTAGCTAATCCTATTAGTCCTGTTACCCAGCCACTCCCGGTACTGGGAATCATTGGCAGTAACAACTACGGAACAACAGGAGGGTGTATTGGATTTTCCGGTGCCGGCAACGCTACCCTCATAGAAATGGGTCATTCAAGAAATTCCAGTAATACTAGTCAA ATGTCAAAAGGATCGGGTTATAGTAGTTTTTCGCACAGTCAACACTCAAGGCAAAGTTCTGAAGGTGATTCGGGACATGCTAG TCGCTTTAGAAAATCCGTTTCTCTACTTAATAGACTCAATCAGAGAGCAATTAATGCCATGAAATTGAATATACCACGCAGCCGACCGCACGGCCAGAAGGGAGATGAGCATCAACCATGTAACAGATTGCCAGTGGTAACAGCCAAAAGCCATCGTGTTCATACTCATCTCAGTCTCAGCACCACTGTTGAATACACTAGCGATGAACAGCTTTACCAGACTCCAAACGCCACCATGACCAACTCTCAAAAGTTGGCCTTTGAGGACTTCCGCACTCCGATGGCAGAACATGCAGCTCCGTTCTTTCAACCGATGGGAGCTTGCTGTAGTGGTACTCCCAGCTCTACATATCGTAGTGCAGGAACTCCGTCCACCGCTACGCAATATTATGACAGTGGAGAGGCGAGCGATTCAGACGAGTGTCTTAACGACGACTCAGGCGACAACGATTCTGGCCTGGAGGAAAATTttcatacgccccgtgtgGCCAAGATTAAGTCGATGGAGAATCTCTCCATTCTGGAGATGGAGTTTCACAAGGCTTCTATGGAACTGGACCGCAATTCACCTCGCCGTCTTAAGCAACTGGCTGAAAATGCGCAGATCCCCAAGATGAAGTCGCTAAACAACCTCTGTTTTGACCACTACGCTGAGCAGTCGGTTCGCGAAGAGTTTCAGCGCATGCACGAACAATCGCTTGAGGAGCGAATGCGCTTCCAACAGCACCATCAATTACGAAAGAACTCCAACACATCGAACGGGTCAGCGACAAAGATATACGTAAAGCATTTAAGCCACCAGAATCATCATCACATTAAAGTCGGTAACGCCAAGTTCATCGGGCAGGACGGCAACGATAGTCCGCAATCGATGCATTATCCCATTCAGAAGATGCGATCAATGGGTACAATACAGGACATTGTGAGCGACCGCATTAGGCCTGATCCGTTTCTCACTCCAACTACCGAGCGAAAGCCTAATTTCTCACGTCTCGTCCAGTCTGCAGAGAAGCCGGTGCTGGGCAGCAGCTACGTCAACCGTCTACTTACCTACGATGTCGTGGACTCGCCGTCAGAGCCGTTTAACAGCTCAGTGTCCTTTGTGTCGCGTACCCCCTTTCAGAGAGCATATCGGCGCAACATACAGCAAGGCAGCTCTTCGACGCCTCTGGCTACTCAGGATTCGTTCACCGTGCGGCCACATTCCACAAATGCTGCCTATGAACTAATGAG GAATCCCAGCTCGGGTTCGTTAGTTATTAGTGAGACGGGATCTCTAGATCGGACGAAAAGCAGCGGTGAGAAGCGCAAAAAAGGTGCGCTCGATGACGGGCCGCGTGTTTCCGACAGAGTGGAGGAGACACGGGTCAATCCGGACTCGTTAATTGATGAGATTTTAAAGGATACTAAACTCGATCAGCTGGAGGAGTCCGCAGAAA CATCAGGTCTTCAACTGTACATCGCTCGTGATGGAACCGCCTCCCTGGGTGGACACGAGGTTAAATCAAGCGTACGAGCGGGCGCCCTAAAGCAGGTGGTTATGCAGGATAGAAGATAG
- the LOC6529223 gene encoding protein FAM102A isoform X10, with amino-acid sequence MTLLGPSAPGMAFMMKKKKYKFNVEVQLQDLVEVALVNEVLFAKIRLLDGGSFQEYSSREEVRNHRVEWNRSFEFPCKMSANASTGVLDPCHLRISIRKEMKGGRSYYKLGFIDLNLAEFAGAGLTSRRFLLEGYDSRHRLDNSMLRVSIKMHMLSGDILFKAPTPNLKSKQSKPSMDDFANAATGVGLQAPTATALSSIGSGSGVASAPLGGSGATLGGIPGNQSLPGTRPVSTTKEEDIDSQALIAAIVTDSGLSESSESGVTLTTDNLQQHASVVVANPISPVTQPLPVLGIIGSNNYGTTGGCIGFSGAGNATLIEMGHSRNSSNTSQMSKGSGYSSFSHSQHSRQSSEGDSGHARNPSSGSLVISETGSLDRTKSSGEKRKKGALDDGPRVSDRVEETRVNPDSLIDEILKDTKLDQLEESAETSGLQLYIARDGTASLGGHEVKSSVRAGALKQVVMQDRR; translated from the exons ATGACACTTCTTGGGCCTAGCGCCCCTGGCATGGCCTTTATGATGAAAAAGAAGAAGTACAAGTTTAACGTTGAAGTGCAGCTGCAGGATTTGGTAGAGGTGGCCCTTGTCAATGAGGTGCTGTTCGCAAAGATAAGGTTGCTCGATGGAGGTTCCTTTCAGGAGTACAGTAGTCG CGAGGAAGTGCGTAACCATCGAGTAGAATGGAACCGCAGCTTTGAGTTCCCTTGCAAGATGAGTGCGAATGCCTCAACCGGCGTTTTAGATCCCTGTCACCTGCGTATATCAATACGCAAGGAAATGAAGGGCGGCCGAAGCTACTATAAGCTTGGATTTATCGACCTCAATCTGGCCGAATTTGCCGGCGCCGGCCTCACCTCCCGTCGGTTTCTTTTGGAGGGCTATGACTCAAGACATCGCCTAGACAACTCGATGTTGCGAGTGAGCATCAAGATGCATATGCTTAGCGGTGATATTCTGTTCAAAGC TCCCACGCCAAATCTAAAAAGCAAGCAGAGCAAGCCTTCAATGGATGATTTTGCCAATGCCGCCACTGGAGTAGGCCTGCAAGCACCGACAGCTACCGCTCTGTCCAGTATAGGTAGTGGAAGCGGTGTGGCATCTGCTCCATTGGGTGGTAGTGGAGCCACTTTGGGCGGCATCCCCGGCAATCAGTCGCTACCCGGAACGCGACCCGTTTCCACCACAAAGGAGGAGG ATATCGATAGCCAGGCTTTGATAGCAGCTATTGTGACTGACTCCGGCTTATCGGAGTCCTCGGAATCGGGGGTAACGTTGACCACGGATAATCTCCAGCAGCATGCCTCAGTTGTGGTAGCTAATCCTATTAGTCCTGTTACCCAGCCACTCCCGGTACTGGGAATCATTGGCAGTAACAACTACGGAACAACAGGAGGGTGTATTGGATTTTCCGGTGCCGGCAACGCTACCCTCATAGAAATGGGTCATTCAAGAAATTCCAGTAATACTAGTCAA ATGTCAAAAGGATCGGGTTATAGTAGTTTTTCGCACAGTCAACACTCAAGGCAAAGTTCTGAAGGTGATTCGGGACATGCTAG GAATCCCAGCTCGGGTTCGTTAGTTATTAGTGAGACGGGATCTCTAGATCGGACGAAAAGCAGCGGTGAGAAGCGCAAAAAAGGTGCGCTCGATGACGGGCCGCGTGTTTCCGACAGAGTGGAGGAGACACGGGTCAATCCGGACTCGTTAATTGATGAGATTTTAAAGGATACTAAACTCGATCAGCTGGAGGAGTCCGCAGAAA CATCAGGTCTTCAACTGTACATCGCTCGTGATGGAACCGCCTCCCTGGGTGGACACGAGGTTAAATCAAGCGTACGAGCGGGCGCCCTAAAGCAGGTGGTTATGCAGGATAGAAGATAG